Proteins encoded within one genomic window of Syntrophorhabdaceae bacterium:
- a CDS encoding polysaccharide deacetylase family protein: MSGTIGIKVDVDTFQGMRNGVPVLLDVFQRSDINASFFVPMGKDNTGRTVKRVFTRKGFLKKAGRVGVVSTYGVKTLMYGLVLPGPQIARKNMTLIRKILDKGHELGIHGHDHVRWHDSIKHFDEAETRREIDRLLTTYRMIIGEDARSFAAPGWMINPVVLKVFEEKGLMYSSDTRGVCPFYPEMGGARFSIVQIPTTLPTLDEVIGVISAEEKPLVDHYLSLLTDGLNIMTVHTELEGKRWSGFLAAFLEEAKRRGFAFKRL, encoded by the coding sequence TTGAGCGGTACGATAGGGATCAAGGTCGATGTGGACACCTTCCAGGGCATGCGCAACGGCGTGCCGGTTCTTCTCGATGTATTCCAGCGCAGCGACATAAACGCAAGTTTTTTCGTCCCCATGGGAAAGGACAACACGGGCAGGACCGTCAAGAGGGTCTTTACCCGCAAGGGTTTTCTCAAGAAAGCGGGACGGGTAGGCGTTGTGAGCACCTATGGCGTAAAGACGCTCATGTACGGCCTTGTATTGCCGGGGCCGCAGATCGCACGCAAGAACATGACCCTTATCAGGAAGATCCTGGATAAAGGGCACGAGTTGGGCATCCACGGCCACGACCATGTTCGCTGGCACGATTCCATCAAGCATTTTGACGAGGCTGAAACGCGCCGCGAGATTGACCGGCTGCTCACCACCTATCGGATGATCATCGGGGAGGACGCCCGTTCCTTCGCCGCGCCGGGATGGATGATAAATCCTGTCGTGCTCAAGGTTTTCGAGGAAAAGGGACTGATGTACAGCAGCGATACCCGGGGTGTATGCCCGTTCTATCCTGAAATGGGGGGCGCCCGATTTTCAATAGTCCAGATCCCGACGACGCTTCCCACACTCGACGAGGTGATAGGCGTCATAAGCGCCGAGGAGAAGCCGCTCGTTGACCATTATCTGTCTCTTCTAACGGATGGCCTCAACATCATGACGGTGCACACGGAACTCGAAGGCAAGCGCTGGAGCGGGTTCCTCGCCGCTTTTCTCGAAGAGGCCAAAAGGCGTGGTTTCGCCTTCAAACGCCTC